The region GTACCGACGGGCGCTGGTGTTCTGCGCCTTGATCGGGATCCCGGTGTCGTTGGTCGCGTTCTGGTTCCTCGTCCTGCTCCACGAGCTGGAGAACCTGATCTGGGTGGACTGGCCGCACGATCTCGGGTGGACGGATCCACCGTGGTGGTGGCCCGTTCCCCTGGCTCTGGTGTCAGGCGCGGTCGTCGCCCTGGTCGTCCTGCGGTTTCCGGGCCGAGGAGGACACATTCCGGCGGCTGGCCTGCATTCCGGAGAGGCGTCGAAAGCCACCGTTCCCGGTGTGGTCCTCGCCGCGTTGGCCAGCCTGCCGCTGGGCGCCGTCCTCGGGCCCGAGGCCCCGCTGATCGCCCTCGGCGGTGGTCTGGCGCTGGTTTTCCGGGATCTCGTACGCGCTCCGGCGACCGAGGCGAGCACTGTGCTGCTCGGTGCCGCCGGTGCCGCGGCAGCCATCGCCGCGATCTTCGGCAGTCCGCTCGTGGCGGCCGTGATGCTCATGGAAGTGGCCGGAGTCGGCGGACCGCAGCTGTTCGCGGTGATGCTTCCCGCCCTGCTGTCCAGCGGAATCGGCGCCATCGTGTTCACCGGCTTCGGCCACTGGACCGGGCTGAAGACCGGGAGCCTCGACATCGGGCTGCCCACTCCGCCGCTCCTCGACACCGGGGACGTGGTGTGGTCGGCGCTGATGGCAGTCGTCGTCGGGGCGGCCGTCCACTGGATCATGGTGGGGGGACGGGTCGCCGCGCGCTTCGTAACCGCGCATCCGTTGCGCAACACGGTGGTCTGCGCACTCGCCGCGGCGGGCTGCGCGGCTCTCTACGCAGTCATCACCGGCCGTTCGCCGTCCGAGGTCTCCCTGTCCGGCCAGTCCGCCCTGGCGCAACTCGCCGGGCACCCCCATGCGTGGTCGGTCGGCAGTCTGTTGGCGGTCCTGGCGTTCAAGGGCGTCGCATACGCGCTCTGTCTGGGAAGCCTTCGCGGCGGTCCGACCTTCCCCTCCTTGTTCCTGGGCGGAGCGGTGGGCGTCCTGCTGGCACCCCTGCCGGGACTCGGCGTCGTAGCGGGCATGGCGGCGGGTATGGCGGCCGCGTGCGCCGCCGCGCTGCGGCTGCCCGTCAGCACGGTGGTGCTGGTCGTCCTCATGGTGGGCAACTCGGAAACGGTGCCCGTGATCGTGCTGGCCGCCGTGGTGTCGTTCGTGACCACGGAGCTGCTGCCACAGGGACCGGGGATTCCTGCGTTCAGGCCACGAGTCGGTCGAGCGCGTCGTCCAGCGTCGCCGCGGCCGTGACGAGAGAGACCGGGCGTTGTGCATAAAGCCTCTGCGTATGGGACGGGGGAAGAATTCAGGACGCAACCACAGGTCCGGGACCTGGCCGGAGACTGGCCACGAGAATGTGCAGGCTGACGACAAGTGCCCACAGGGGGAAGACCAGCTCGGACCAGGCGACAGTGCCCGACACGAGCAGCAGTGTCAGGGCGACGAGATAGCCGACAAGGGAAAGCCAGCGCGGGAGGACTCCGAGCCGTTGCCCGATGGTGGAGGTCGAGAAGGTGAAGACCGCGGCCATCCGCATCGCGTAGGTCGTCAGGAGGCTGTAGGTGACGTGACGGCCGAATGACCACCCTTGCAGTTTGGAGCCGGCCCCGGACACATCGGCCGTGACCAGTAGGCCGCCGGCCGCCGCTGCGGCGCCGAAGAGAGTCGCCACGAACAGCAGGCCGCTGCCCAGGAAGACCATGGCGAAGAACTGGTCCTCGGCCGCTCCGATGCGTGCGCGCACCGCGCCCATGAACCACAGGAAGAAGATGCCGGCGAAGGGAACGAGGTTGAGCGCCGTCTGTACGGTGCGCCGACGCGAGGGGTCGGTGACCCAGGCGTTGCCCACATTGCCGGGCACGTCCGGCACCGCTACGCGGACCAGGACGATGGCCACGCCGAGGAGCAGGGCGAAAACGATCCCCACCAGTCCTGCGGCTCGTGGAGTGCGCAACGCCTGAAGCTTCCTCTCCATGGGCGGTCTTCGCTTCCTCTCCCAGCCTGTGTGTCCCCGTCCGGTGACGGTCTCTCCCCGGTCCGGTGGCGGTGCCGGTGGGCAAGCTCGGCGGGCGGCTGAGACCAGCAAGCACCGGCGGACGCCCACGTGCCACTGGGACTGTCCATGCGGGTGACGTGTGCGGGGGCGGCAGACGTGCTTCCCACCAGTGAGCCGGTCCGTGTGAGCCACGGTCCCCGGTACGGCCCGGCGCCCCCGCCGGGAACGACACGCGTCGAGCGGCGGCAGCCGACGGTCGGCC is a window of Streptomyces sp. B21-083 DNA encoding:
- a CDS encoding chloride channel protein; its protein translation is MLRRPEYRRALVFCALIGIPVSLVAFWFLVLLHELENLIWVDWPHDLGWTDPPWWWPVPLALVSGAVVALVVLRFPGRGGHIPAAGLHSGEASKATVPGVVLAALASLPLGAVLGPEAPLIALGGGLALVFRDLVRAPATEASTVLLGAAGAAAAIAAIFGSPLVAAVMLMEVAGVGGPQLFAVMLPALLSSGIGAIVFTGFGHWTGLKTGSLDIGLPTPPLLDTGDVVWSALMAVVVGAAVHWIMVGGRVAARFVTAHPLRNTVVCALAAAGCAALYAVITGRSPSEVSLSGQSALAQLAGHPHAWSVGSLLAVLAFKGVAYALCLGSLRGGPTFPSLFLGGAVGVLLAPLPGLGVVAGMAAGMAAACAAALRLPVSTVVLVVLMVGNSETVPVIVLAAVVSFVTTELLPQGPGIPAFRPRVGRARRPASPRP